A window from Cyanobacteriota bacterium encodes these proteins:
- a CDS encoding response regulator — protein sequence MGISSPRATILAVDDQPDNLRLLAKMLNDRGYKVRKALNGRLALTTVQVSLPDLILLDITMPDISGYEVCARLKASETSRNIPVIFVSGLGEALDKVKAFEVGAADYITKPFHVEEVLARVENQLTICRQQQQIQAQNQQLQAALHHAQHLNELKSRFVAMVSHEFRGPLTTI from the coding sequence ATGGGCATATCTTCACCGCGTGCAACAATCTTAGCTGTCGATGACCAACCCGATAACTTGCGGCTGTTGGCAAAAATGCTCAACGATCGTGGCTACAAAGTCCGTAAAGCATTGAACGGTCGGTTAGCCCTCACAACCGTGCAGGTGTCGTTACCAGACCTCATCTTGCTAGATATCACCATGCCAGATATCAGTGGCTATGAAGTCTGTGCCCGCCTTAAAGCCTCAGAAACAAGCCGTAACATTCCAGTTATTTTTGTGAGTGGCCTAGGCGAAGCATTGGATAAAGTTAAAGCCTTTGAAGTCGGTGCCGCTGACTATATCACTAAACCCTTTCACGTTGAAGAGGTGCTAGCACGGGTAGAAAATCAGCTCACCATTTGTCGCCAGCAGCAACAGATTCAGGCGCAAAATCAACAACTCCAAGCAGCTTTACACCACGCCCAACATCTGAACGAGCTAAAGTCTCGGTTTGTGGCAATGGTGTCCCACGAGTTCCGCGGCCCCCTAACCACAATTTT